The Amblyomma americanum isolate KBUSLIRL-KWMA chromosome 5, ASM5285725v1, whole genome shotgun sequence genome window below encodes:
- the LOC144132621 gene encoding V-type proton ATPase subunit D 1-like isoform X1 — protein sequence MSGRDRIPIFPSRMAMTLMRLRLKGAQKGHSLLKKKADALQMRFRAILKKIVETKSLMGDLMKEAAFSLAEAKFTSGDFNQVVLQNVTRAQVKVRSRKDNVAGVTLPIFECYQEGTDTNELAGLARGGQKLGKLKKNYFEAVKLLVELASLQTSFITLDSVIKTTNRRVNAIEYVIIPRIDRTLDYITSELDEREREEFFRLKKIQEKKKQIKARKEAELAKHNAEMGMAMEAFEHAPNILEDAHDEDILFN from the exons ATGAGTGGGAGAGACAGGATACCCATTTTTCCGTCACGTAT GGCTATGACTCTCATGCGGCTACGACTCAAAGGCGCCCAGAAAGGTCACAGCCTTCTGAAGAAGAAAGCCGACGCTTTGCAGATGAGGTTCAGAGCCATACTGAAGAAAATCGTTGAG ACCAAGTCTCTGATGGGTGACCTGATGAAGGAGGCGGCCTTCTCTCTGGCCGAGGCGAAGTTCACCAGTGGTGACTTCAACCAGGTGGTGCTGCAGAATGTGACGCGGGCACAGGTCAAGGTTCGCTCGCGCAAGGACAACGTGGCCG GTGTGACCCTGCCGATTTTCGAATGCTACCAGGAGGGCACTGACA CCAATGAGCTGGCTGGCCTGGCCCGTGGTGGCCAGAAGCTGGGCAAGCTCAAGAAGAACTACTTTGAGGCAGTGAAGCTGCTCGTGGAGCTGGCCTCGCTGCAGACCTCCTTCATCACCCTGGACAGCGTCATCAAGACCACCAACCGGCGTGTTAATGCCATTGAGTACG TGATCATTCCTCGCATCGACCGTACTTTGGACTACATCACATCCGAGCTGGACGAGAGGGAGAGGGAAGAGTTCTTCAG GCTGAAGAAAATCCAAGAAAAGAAGAAGCAGATCAAGGCGCGCAAGGAAGCCGAGCTGGCCAAACACAATGCCGAGATGGGAATGGCCATGGAGGCTTTTGAACATGCTCCCAACATCCTAGAGGATGCACACGACGAAGACATCTTGTTCAATTAG
- the LOC144132621 gene encoding V-type proton ATPase subunit D-like isoform X2 has translation MNFLLLSHLFLWALGVQTKSLMGDLMKEAAFSLAEAKFTSGDFNQVVLQNVTRAQVKVRSRKDNVAGVTLPIFECYQEGTDTNELAGLARGGQKLGKLKKNYFEAVKLLVELASLQTSFITLDSVIKTTNRRVNAIEYVIIPRIDRTLDYITSELDEREREEFFRLKKIQEKKKQIKARKEAELAKHNAEMGMAMEAFEHAPNILEDAHDEDILFN, from the exons ATGAATTTTTTGCTACTCTCTCATCTTTTTCTGTGGGCTCTTGGAGTGCAGACCAAGTCTCTGATGGGTGACCTGATGAAGGAGGCGGCCTTCTCTCTGGCCGAGGCGAAGTTCACCAGTGGTGACTTCAACCAGGTGGTGCTGCAGAATGTGACGCGGGCACAGGTCAAGGTTCGCTCGCGCAAGGACAACGTGGCCG GTGTGACCCTGCCGATTTTCGAATGCTACCAGGAGGGCACTGACA CCAATGAGCTGGCTGGCCTGGCCCGTGGTGGCCAGAAGCTGGGCAAGCTCAAGAAGAACTACTTTGAGGCAGTGAAGCTGCTCGTGGAGCTGGCCTCGCTGCAGACCTCCTTCATCACCCTGGACAGCGTCATCAAGACCACCAACCGGCGTGTTAATGCCATTGAGTACG TGATCATTCCTCGCATCGACCGTACTTTGGACTACATCACATCCGAGCTGGACGAGAGGGAGAGGGAAGAGTTCTTCAG GCTGAAGAAAATCCAAGAAAAGAAGAAGCAGATCAAGGCGCGCAAGGAAGCCGAGCTGGCCAAACACAATGCCGAGATGGGAATGGCCATGGAGGCTTTTGAACATGCTCCCAACATCCTAGAGGATGCACACGACGAAGACATCTTGTTCAATTAG